One Coffea eugenioides isolate CCC68of chromosome 2, Ceug_1.0, whole genome shotgun sequence genomic window, TAAAGCTCTGATTTGGGCATTTTCTTCACGTCCTGATTGTAAGCTCCTCCAACTCTTGTTTCTTTACATTCAATTCAATTGTGATTCCTCGGTGCATTTTACGTAGGACATTATTGCATCTTATTTCCCATTTTACGCTcggaagaaatttttttttcgcTTGATTTACGCAGGTTCTTTTAAGATCTTATTTCCCATTTTGGCTTCTGTTGTTGATGAATCTTCAGATATTGAGCTTTTAGCTTGAGGCAATAAGCTCAAATGTTTATCGGTTTTGGTTTTACAAATCTGGTCATAATGAAGTCCTAATATAGAATCTTCTTGTAGCATTTGAAACTTAATAGACGGttctttaaattttgtttttaactGCTTTATTTGCTTAAGATTGATTTTGTTGATTGGAGTTTTGAATTATATTCATTTGTGCATGAAACCCAGTAAAAATCTATTCAATTTGCTCAAGATAATCATTCTTCTGAGGAATTCTTCCTCACCCCCCCTTGCTCAAGTTTGGATTTTTATAGCTAAATCTAATTAAACATTAGCTGTTTGATTGTTGTACCCAGATATATGGACTCTTTGCCTGATGCTGTTGTTCAATTTATCTTGTCCCATATCAATAATGCCAAAGATGTGGCATCTTGCGCTTGTGTGTCCCAGCGATGGAAGTATTCAATTCCCTATTTTCGGAGTCTTTACTTCCCTCGCAACATTTTTGATAACCTCAAATGTGGGCTGACCCCGGATTTGGTTGTGTCGGGGATGGTTTCATCCATTGATCGGTTAGAAGACCTTGTTGTCTACTGCCCTTTTACCAGTCTTGGCCTTGCTTCTTGGCTACTGCACCAAGGGCCATTCCTTCGGAACCTGGAGCTGCGTATGGACAACATCATTGATCATCAGTCTTGTGTTGATATCCCTTCCAAGTTGGACTGCATTAGGGCTGCGTCAAATTTGGAGTCCTTGAAGCTCTGGGGAGTCTTAATGATTCATTCTCCTAAGTGGGACACATTTCATAGGCTAAAAAATCTTGAAATAGTAGGTGCTAGGATGGAAGATCCCGCACTATCTGCTGCCCTACGAGCTTGTCCCTCTTTAACCAATCTCTCTCTCCTTGGTTGTGAGGGATTGGGGTCCGTATCAATTGAATTGGCTTTTCTGCAGCAATGCAAGCTTGACTTCTATGGCTTGGGTAATTGCTCGATTTCTATCACTTCTCCTAGGCTCGAACTACTTGAAGTTCAGGGCTGTAGCTGGATTAGAGTCAGAGAAACACAATGCTTGAGAGATCTCACCATTGCAAATAATTCAGGTATTTGTCATGTTATTTTAAGCCAATTCTTTgcccaaaaaattttctttatgGAGTTTGTTATGTTCACCAATCATGGCTTGTTTCGTGCCAGGTCGAGTATACATAGTGGATTTTGGAAAACTTGTGGCCCTCGAGTCATTGTCTATGAGAGGAGTGCAGTGGTGCTGGAATGCTATAAGTACAATGCTGCAATTGGCCAGTGAGGTGAAGCACCTCTATATGAAGGTAGAATTTACGGGTGATTTTGATGCCCTATTGCCCTTTCCGGAGGTTGATTTGGTTGACTTCTTCAATAGCCACCCCAAGCTGCTAACCTTTGACATACATGGTGCCATGTTTGCTGCTCTTTGCCAGAAGAACAGCCTAAAAAATGTGAGCATGAACTAAGAACTCTCTCTTGGTTGGTGATTGATGTTTAATTAGGCATATAGTCACTGTTCGGGGGTCatgttgt contains:
- the LOC113762969 gene encoding F-box protein At1g10780 isoform X1; this translates as MDSLPDAVVQFILSHINNAKDVASCACVSQRWKYSIPYFRSLYFPRNIFDNLKCGLTPDLVVSGMVSSIDRLEDLVVYCPFTSLGLASWLLHQGPFLRNLELRMDNIIDHQSCVDIPSKLDCIRAASNLESLKLWGVLMIHSPKWDTFHRLKNLEIVGARMEDPALSAALRACPSLTNLSLLGCEGLGSVSIELAFLQQCKLDFYGLGNCSISITSPRLELLEVQGCSWIRVRETQCLRDLTIANNSGRVYIVDFGKLVALESLSMRGVQWCWNAISTMLQLASEVKHLYMKVEFTGDFDALLPFPEVDLVDFFNSHPKLLTFDIHGAMFAALCQKNSLKNVDSRFVIPCLEKLVITIRSPLNAEQKMSTLESLLRYARNLRKMTIKILQMKSSHSSADDFFEDICKFRYINRRIVSIE
- the LOC113762969 gene encoding F-box protein At1g10780 isoform X2, encoding MVSSIDRLEDLVVYCPFTSLGLASWLLHQGPFLRNLELRMDNIIDHQSCVDIPSKLDCIRAASNLESLKLWGVLMIHSPKWDTFHRLKNLEIVGARMEDPALSAALRACPSLTNLSLLGCEGLGSVSIELAFLQQCKLDFYGLGNCSISITSPRLELLEVQGCSWIRVRETQCLRDLTIANNSGRVYIVDFGKLVALESLSMRGVQWCWNAISTMLQLASEVKHLYMKVEFTGDFDALLPFPEVDLVDFFNSHPKLLTFDIHGAMFAALCQKNSLKNVDSRFVIPCLEKLVITIRSPLNAEQKMSTLESLLRYARNLRKMTIKILQMKSSHSSADDFFEDICKFRYINRRIVSIE